In one Streptomyces sp. NBC_00597 genomic region, the following are encoded:
- a CDS encoding GNAT family N-acetyltransferase, producing MDPDELVKVRAAYDREMRRDAPPDTAQTRVERVGAVVRQSAEGPGWNAVLWSDLDEGTADAEIAAQVAYFAGRGAGRFEWKLYDHDRPADLGDRLRAAGFVPEPAETLLVGRAQELAALPVEPPEGITLRAVTDGAGVDLMMDVHAKAFGVERPEIRHLLLTLLRDEPQTLAAVVAMAGDVPVSAARMEMRPGSSFAGLWGGGTLPRWRGRGLYRLLVAHRARIAAARGIPYLQVDASQDSRPILQRLGFERLGTTVPYVWRGQE from the coding sequence ATGGATCCGGACGAACTGGTGAAGGTACGGGCCGCCTACGACCGGGAGATGCGCCGCGACGCACCGCCGGACACCGCGCAGACCCGGGTGGAGCGGGTCGGGGCGGTCGTCCGGCAGAGCGCGGAGGGGCCCGGGTGGAACGCCGTCCTCTGGTCGGACCTCGACGAGGGGACGGCGGATGCGGAGATCGCGGCGCAGGTCGCGTACTTCGCGGGGCGCGGGGCCGGCAGGTTCGAGTGGAAGCTGTACGACCACGACCGGCCGGCCGACCTCGGGGACCGGCTGCGCGCGGCGGGCTTCGTACCGGAGCCGGCCGAGACCCTGCTGGTGGGCCGGGCTCAGGAGCTCGCCGCGCTGCCGGTAGAGCCGCCGGAGGGGATCACGCTGCGGGCGGTGACGGACGGGGCGGGCGTGGACCTGATGATGGACGTGCACGCGAAGGCCTTCGGCGTGGAGCGCCCCGAGATCCGGCACCTGCTGCTCACGCTGCTGCGGGACGAGCCGCAGACCCTCGCGGCGGTGGTGGCGATGGCCGGGGACGTGCCGGTGAGCGCGGCCCGCATGGAGATGCGCCCGGGCTCCTCCTTCGCGGGCCTCTGGGGCGGCGGCACCCTCCCCCGGTGGCGGGGCCGGGGTCTGTACCGCCTCCTGGTCGCGCACCGGGCCCGCATCGCGGCGGCCCGCGGCATCCCCTACCTCCAGGTGGACGCCTCGCAGGACAGCCGCCCGATCCTCCAGCGCCTGGGCTTCGAGAGGCTGGGCACGACGGTGCCGTACGTGTGGAGGGGGCAGGAGTAG
- a CDS encoding DinB family protein — protein MERIGPPLTGDERETLRAFLDYHRATLAWKCEGLTDEELRRPSMPPSGLSLLGLVRHMGEVERHWFRRTLNGEELPHLWSDNHDFQAAYDASGSTREEAFTAWEAEVAHARRIEAAAESLDVTAYVTSWKEEASLRLVMLHLIHEYARHNGHADFLREAIDGVTGA, from the coding sequence ATGGAACGTATCGGACCGCCCCTGACCGGGGACGAGCGTGAGACGCTGCGGGCATTCCTCGACTACCACCGGGCCACGCTGGCCTGGAAGTGCGAGGGCCTCACCGACGAGGAGTTGCGGCGGCCGTCGATGCCGCCGTCCGGACTGTCCCTGCTGGGCTTGGTCCGGCACATGGGCGAGGTCGAGCGGCACTGGTTCCGCCGCACCCTGAACGGTGAGGAGCTCCCCCACCTCTGGTCCGACAACCACGACTTCCAGGCCGCATACGACGCCTCCGGGTCCACGCGCGAGGAGGCGTTCACCGCTTGGGAGGCGGAGGTCGCGCACGCGCGCCGCATCGAGGCGGCCGCCGAGTCGCTCGACGTGACGGCGTACGTGACCAGTTGGAAGGAGGAGGCCTCGCTGCGCCTCGTCATGCTGCACCTGATCCACGAGTACGCCCGTCACAACGGCCACGCCGACTTCCTGCGCGAGGCCATCGACGGGGTCACGGGCGCCTGA
- a CDS encoding MMPL family transporter codes for MAVIARWCMRHRLVALLLWLLALGGTAVAAATAGSAFSNDYEVSGTESSRAHALLREGFHGQGGDTDTIVWRAPDHQTVRSPGVEQRMARALDAVAALPGVGSVAGPYGPGPESAAQISPDGRTAYAVVTFDRQADSVPKAQAKAVVEAAKNPTTEADGLRVELGGRAIALTEAPTAHVAEVIGVAVAALVLFLAFGSLAASLLPIATALVSVGTAYFGITLLGHAMPVADFAPMLGTLVGLGVGIDYALFIVTRHRKGLMRGLPVQEAAERAVATTGRAVVFAGATVCIALLGMLVLRLNFLNGVAIAASLTVVLTVAASVTLLPALLSYIGMHALSRRERRRLAAEGPRPETPTGLAARWSAFVERRPKLLGLVATLVMVVLALPTFSLHLGTSDQGNNPAGSTTRQAYDLLADGFGPGVNGPLTVVARLDGAGDRLAVEHLTGALRTTDGVAATGPAVFNRSGDTAVLTVVPDSAPQSRATSELVTTLRESVIPGAAHGNSMTVHVGGVTAGYDDFADVIVGKLPLFVGVVITLGCVLLLLAFRSLGIPLKAAAMNVAAVASSFGVVVAIFQWGWGSELLGLGSAGPIEPFLPVIMVSVLFGLSMDYQVFLVSRMYEEWLETGDNRRAVRVGLAETSRVINSAAVIMISVFLAFVLSGDRIIAMFGIALASAVALDAFVLRTLLVPALMHLLGGANWWLPAWLDRRLPKISIEPPECGPRATLPAQRPGADSVTSEDGAEPATASR; via the coding sequence TTGGCAGTGATCGCACGGTGGTGCATGCGGCACCGACTGGTGGCCCTTCTCCTCTGGCTGCTCGCACTGGGCGGCACAGCCGTTGCCGCGGCGACCGCCGGATCGGCGTTCTCCAACGACTACGAGGTCTCCGGCACCGAGTCCAGCCGCGCCCACGCCCTCCTCCGCGAGGGCTTCCACGGCCAGGGCGGCGACACCGACACCATCGTCTGGCGGGCCCCGGACCATCAGACGGTCCGCTCTCCGGGTGTCGAGCAGCGGATGGCCCGGGCCCTCGACGCCGTCGCCGCGCTCCCCGGCGTCGGTTCGGTCGCAGGTCCCTACGGCCCCGGCCCCGAGAGCGCCGCGCAGATCAGCCCCGACGGGCGCACCGCCTACGCCGTGGTGACCTTCGACCGGCAGGCCGACTCCGTACCCAAGGCGCAGGCGAAGGCCGTCGTCGAGGCCGCGAAGAACCCCACCACCGAGGCGGACGGCCTCCGGGTCGAACTCGGCGGCCGAGCCATAGCCCTGACCGAGGCGCCCACGGCCCACGTCGCCGAGGTCATCGGCGTGGCCGTCGCGGCGTTGGTCCTCTTCCTCGCCTTCGGCTCGCTCGCCGCGAGCCTGCTGCCCATAGCCACCGCCCTCGTCAGTGTGGGCACCGCGTATTTCGGCATCACCCTCCTCGGGCACGCGATGCCCGTCGCCGACTTCGCCCCGATGCTGGGCACGCTCGTCGGACTCGGCGTGGGCATCGACTACGCGCTGTTCATCGTGACCCGGCACCGCAAGGGCCTCATGCGCGGCCTGCCGGTCCAGGAGGCCGCCGAGCGGGCCGTCGCCACCACCGGCCGGGCCGTCGTCTTCGCCGGGGCAACCGTCTGCATCGCACTGCTCGGCATGCTGGTGCTGCGGCTGAACTTCCTGAACGGCGTCGCGATCGCCGCCTCCCTCACGGTGGTGCTGACGGTGGCCGCCTCGGTCACGCTGCTGCCGGCCCTCCTCTCGTACATCGGCATGCACGCCCTCTCGCGCCGCGAGCGGCGCAGGCTCGCCGCCGAGGGGCCGAGGCCCGAGACGCCCACCGGGCTCGCCGCCCGCTGGTCGGCCTTCGTGGAGCGCCGCCCCAAGCTGCTCGGCCTCGTCGCCACGCTGGTCATGGTGGTGCTGGCGCTGCCCACCTTCTCGCTCCACCTGGGCACCTCGGACCAGGGAAACAACCCGGCGGGTTCCACCACCCGACAGGCCTACGACCTCCTCGCCGACGGGTTCGGGCCCGGTGTGAACGGCCCGCTCACCGTCGTGGCCCGCCTCGACGGCGCCGGGGACCGGCTCGCCGTCGAGCACCTCACCGGGGCGCTCCGTACGACCGACGGCGTCGCCGCCACCGGCCCGGCCGTGTTCAACCGCAGCGGGGACACCGCCGTCCTGACCGTCGTACCGGACTCCGCTCCGCAGTCCCGGGCCACGAGCGAGCTGGTCACGACGTTGCGCGAGAGCGTCATACCGGGCGCTGCGCACGGCAACTCCATGACCGTCCACGTCGGCGGTGTGACCGCCGGATACGACGACTTCGCCGACGTCATCGTCGGGAAACTGCCGCTGTTCGTCGGGGTGGTGATCACCCTCGGCTGTGTCCTGCTGTTGCTGGCCTTCCGGTCCCTCGGCATCCCGCTCAAGGCGGCCGCCATGAACGTCGCGGCCGTCGCCTCCTCCTTCGGCGTCGTCGTCGCGATCTTCCAGTGGGGCTGGGGCAGCGAGCTGCTGGGCCTGGGCAGCGCCGGCCCGATCGAGCCCTTCCTGCCGGTGATCATGGTGTCGGTCCTGTTCGGGCTGTCCATGGACTACCAGGTGTTCCTGGTCAGCCGGATGTACGAGGAGTGGCTGGAGACCGGCGACAACCGGCGGGCCGTCCGCGTCGGCCTCGCCGAGACCAGCCGGGTGATCAACTCGGCGGCCGTCATCATGATCTCCGTCTTCCTGGCCTTCGTCCTCAGCGGCGACCGCATCATCGCGATGTTCGGCATCGCGCTCGCCTCGGCCGTGGCGCTCGACGCGTTCGTCCTGCGCACCCTGCTCGTCCCGGCGCTGATGCACCTGCTCGGCGGCGCCAACTGGTGGCTCCCCGCCTGGCTGGACCGCCGACTGCCCAAGATCAGCATCGAGCCCCCGGAGTGCGGTCCGCGTGCGACACTTCCCGCGCAGCGACCCGGCGCGGACTCCGTCACGAGCGAGGACGGCGCCGAGCCCGCCACAGCATCCCGGTGA
- a CDS encoding signal peptidase I — protein sequence MNDDSIYTGKAAPDAATDRGWLLGHFKDPGDPRHSTDVEIKWGVHPKGDERAQWVRGEERTALQVLISGRFRLEFPGRTVVLAEQGDYVVWGRGVDHSWYAEEDAVVLTVRWPSVAGYRADGPTGPSDG from the coding sequence GTGAACGACGACTCCATCTACACCGGCAAGGCCGCCCCGGACGCGGCCACCGACCGCGGCTGGCTCCTCGGCCACTTCAAGGACCCCGGCGATCCGCGCCACAGCACGGACGTGGAGATCAAGTGGGGAGTCCACCCGAAGGGCGACGAGCGGGCCCAGTGGGTACGGGGAGAGGAACGCACCGCGCTCCAGGTGCTGATCAGCGGCCGCTTCCGGCTGGAGTTCCCCGGCCGGACCGTGGTCCTCGCCGAACAGGGGGACTACGTCGTCTGGGGCCGCGGCGTCGACCACTCCTGGTACGCGGAGGAGGATGCGGTGGTCCTCACCGTCAGGTGGCCCTCCGTCGCGGGCTACCGGGCGGACGGGCCGACCGGCCCGTCGGACGGATGA
- a CDS encoding GNAT family protein → MFSIDLADDAQLFPLEVWHAEEFLAHMDRGRGFIGEHIVLADVVTDLDSARGFLSAYAHKTAADGGRIYGIRVAGTLVGGVLFRTFDAASGNCEVGCWLEPAAAGRGLVTRACRVLIDWAFQERGMHRAEWHASSANKKSLAVAERLGMTREGVLRESYPHHGVRQDTEIWAVLAHEWPPAPTA, encoded by the coding sequence ATGTTCTCGATAGACCTCGCCGACGACGCCCAGCTCTTCCCGCTGGAGGTGTGGCACGCCGAGGAGTTCCTCGCGCACATGGACCGAGGCCGCGGGTTCATCGGCGAGCACATCGTCCTGGCCGACGTCGTCACCGACCTCGACTCGGCGCGCGGCTTCCTCTCCGCGTACGCCCACAAGACGGCCGCCGACGGCGGGCGGATCTACGGCATCCGCGTCGCGGGCACCCTCGTCGGCGGCGTCCTCTTCCGCACCTTCGACGCCGCATCCGGCAACTGCGAGGTCGGCTGCTGGCTGGAGCCCGCGGCCGCCGGCCGGGGCCTGGTGACCCGGGCCTGCCGCGTCCTGATCGACTGGGCCTTCCAAGAGCGCGGCATGCACCGGGCCGAGTGGCACGCCTCTTCCGCCAACAAGAAGAGCCTCGCCGTCGCGGAGCGCCTCGGCATGACCCGCGAGGGCGTCCTGCGCGAGAGCTACCCCCACCACGGCGTCCGCCAGGACACCGAGATCTGGGCGGTCCTCGCCCACGAGTGGCCGCCTGCTCCCACCGCCTGA